Proteins encoded within one genomic window of Humulus lupulus chromosome 1, drHumLupu1.1, whole genome shotgun sequence:
- the LOC133827351 gene encoding uncharacterized protein LOC133827351, translating into MPRIVKFMKDILAKKRKLEEYEIVALTEEYSSILQKKLPPKLKDPARPTTVSLQMADRSIKHPRGVIEDVLVKVGKFIFLDDFIILDMEEDANIPIIFRRPFLATGRALIDVQKGELRLRVQNEEISFNVFAATEIPACCKVDVVNDCQESIGKKKKKKKERF; encoded by the exons ATGCCAAGGATTGTTAAATTCATGAAGGATATTTTGGCCAAGAAAAGGAAGTTGGAGGAATATGAGAtagtggcacttactgaggagtaTAGTTCAATCTTGcagaagaaactacctcccaagcttaaagatccaG CTCGCCCTACAACGGTTTCCTTACAGATGGCGGATCGCTCCATTAAGCATCCTCGTGGAGTGATAGAGGATGTCTTGGTGAAGGTGGGTAAATTTATTTTCCTCGATGATTTCATAATTCTTGACATGGAGGAAGATGCAAACATTCCCATTATTTTCAGAAGACCATTCTTAGCCACAGGACGAGCTTTAATCGATGTACAAAAGGGGGAGTTAAGGTTGCGAGTCCAAAATGAggaaataagttttaatgtctttgcAGCAACTGAAATTCCTGCCTGTTGTAAAGTTGATGTGGTGAATGATTGTCAAGAATCAattggtaaaaagaagaagaagaagaaagaacgATTTTGA